The Rattus rattus isolate New Zealand chromosome 1, Rrattus_CSIRO_v1, whole genome shotgun sequence genome includes a region encoding these proteins:
- the LOC116883689 gene encoding keratin, type II cytoskeletal 75, producing MSRQSTVTFHSGSRRGFSTASATTPTAGRSRFSSVSVARSSGNSGGLGRISGIGSSFGSRSLYNLGATRPVSVGGCAGSGFRSGFGGRASSSFGYGGGFGGPGFPVCPSGSIQEVTVNQSLLTPLNLQIDPTIQRVRKEEREQIKTLNNKFASFIDKVRFLEQQNKVLETKWNLLQEQGSRTVRQNLEPFFDAYVNDLRRQLDSVTAERGRLDAELRNMQEVVEDFKVRYEDEINKRAAAENEFVGLKKDVDGAYMNKVELEAKVDSLTDQINFYRMIYEAELSQMQNQVSDTSVVLSMDNNRNLDLDSIIAEVKAQYEDIANRSRAEAESWYQTKYEELQVTAGRHGDDLRNTKQEISEMNRMIQRLRSEIDAVKKQCSSLQTAISDTEQRGELALKDARAKLVELEDALQKAKQDMARLLREYQELMNVKLALDVEIATYRKLLEGEECRLSGEGVSPVNISVVTSTVSSGYSGGTNIGGGSLGLGGNSGYSFTTTGGHSLGTGLGGSGFTASSSRGPVGSGSSIKFVSSTSSSRKSYKH from the exons ATGTCCCGGCAATCTACTGTCACCTTCCACTCCGGCAGCCGCAGGGGCTTCAGCACAGCCTCAGCCACCACCCCTACCGCTGGACGCTCCCGCTTCAGCTCCGTGTCTGTAGCCCGCTCCTCAGGAAACAGTGGGGGGCTGGGCAGGATCAGTGGGATTGGTTCTAGCTTTGGGAGCCGCAGCCTCTACAACCTGGGGGCTACCAGGCCGGTCTCTGTTGGTGGTTGTGCTGGCAGTGGCTTCAGGAGTGGCTTTGGTGGCAGGGCTAGCAGTAGCTTTGGTTATGGAGGGGGTTTTGGTGGTCCTGGCTTCCCTGTCTGTCCCTCTGGAAGCATTCAAGAAGTTACTGTCAACCAGAGCCTCCTGACTCCCCTCAACCTGCAAATCGACCCCACCATCCAGCGGGTGCGGAAAGAAGAGCGGGAGCAGATCAAGACCCTGAACAACAAGTTCGCCTCCTTCATCGACAAG GTACGCTTCCTGGAGCAGCAGAACAAGGTCCTTGAGACCAAGTGGAACCTCCTACAGGAGCAgggctccaggacagtcagacaGAACCTGGAGCCTTTCTTCGATGCCTACGTCAATGACCTCCGCCGGCAGCTGGACAGCGTCACAGCTGAAAGGGGCAGACTGGATGCTGAACTGAGGAACATGCAGGAGGTCGTAGAAGACTTCAAAGTCAG GTATGAAGACGAAATTAACAAGCGTGCAGCTGCCGAGAACGAGTTCGTGGGCCTGAAAAAG GACGTAGACGGGGCCTACATGAACAAGGTGGAGCTGGAAGCGAAAGTTGACTCTCTGACTGACCAGATCAACTTCTACCGGATGATCTATGAGGCA GAGCTGTCTCAGATGCAGAACCAGGTCAGCGACACCTCTGTGGTCCTCTCCATGGACAACAACCGCAACCTGGATCTGGACAGCATCATCGCTGAGGTCAAGGCCCAGTATGAGGACATTGCCAACCGCAGCCGGGCAGAGGCTGAGTCCTGGTACCAGACCAAG TACGAGGAGCTGCAGGTGACAGCGGGCCGGCACGGGGATGACCTCCGCAACACCAAACAGGAGATCTCGGAGATGAACCGGATGATCCAGAGGCTGAGATCTGAGATCGATGCCGTCAAGAAGCAG tgcTCCAGCCTGCAAACTGCTATCTCTGACACGGAGCAGCGTGGGGAGCTAGCCCTCAAGGATGCTCGGGCCAAACTGGTGGAGCTTGAAGATGCCCTGCAGAAGGCCAAGCAGGACATGGCCCGGCTGCTGCGCGAGTACCAGGAGCTCATGAACGTCAAACTGGCCCTGGATGTGGAGATCGCCACCTACAGGAAGCTTCTGGAGGGCGAGGAGTgcag GCTGAGCGGAGAGGGAGTTTCCCCAGTGAACATCT CTGTGGTCACTTCTACAGTTTCCAGTGGCTACAGCGGTGGCACCAACATCGGAGGTGGAAGCCTGGGTCTTGGCGGGAACAGTGGCTACTCCTTCACGACCACTGGTGGGCACAGCCTGGGTACAGGTCTGGGAGGCTCTGGCTTTACCGCCAGTAGCAGCCGGGGCCCAGTGGGCAGTGGCTCCAGCATCAAGTTTGTCTCCAGCACGTCATCCAGCAGGAAGAGTTACAAGCACTGA